One part of the Vogesella sp. LIG4 genome encodes these proteins:
- a CDS encoding ABC transporter permease subunit translates to MANVNTSPQTVAAHEDPALSYPSPLKEFWLSFKQNKGAVAGLIFMSVVVFCALFAGIITPHDPLEQFRDHLLTPPSWLAGGSSQFLLGTDELGRDILARLFYGAQMSLLISLVSVLLSLLPGVILGLLAAFFPRVLGSLIMRLMDIMMALPSLLLAIAIMAILGPGLVNAMIAIAVVGLPGYVRLTRASAITELNRDYVTAARVSGAGLVRLMFVTVLPNCMAPLIVHATMSFSSAILEISALGFLGMGVQPPTPEWGTMLSGARDYMTSAWWVVMMPGLTILLAVLSINLMGDGLRDALDPKMKRVA, encoded by the coding sequence ATGGCTAATGTGAATACTTCGCCGCAAACCGTTGCGGCCCACGAAGACCCGGCACTGAGCTACCCGTCGCCGCTGAAGGAGTTCTGGCTGAGCTTCAAGCAGAACAAGGGTGCCGTTGCCGGCCTGATCTTCATGTCGGTGGTGGTGTTCTGTGCACTGTTCGCCGGCATCATCACCCCGCATGACCCGCTGGAACAGTTCCGCGACCATCTGCTCACCCCGCCGTCCTGGCTGGCCGGTGGCAGCAGCCAGTTCCTGCTCGGCACCGATGAACTGGGCCGCGACATCCTGGCGCGCCTGTTCTACGGCGCGCAGATGTCGCTGCTGATCAGCCTGGTGTCGGTGCTGCTGTCGCTGCTGCCCGGCGTGATCCTCGGCCTGCTGGCCGCGTTCTTCCCGCGGGTGCTGGGCAGCCTGATCATGCGTCTGATGGACATCATGATGGCGCTGCCGTCGCTGCTGCTGGCCATCGCCATCATGGCGATTCTCGGCCCTGGCCTGGTCAACGCCATGATCGCCATCGCCGTGGTGGGCCTGCCGGGCTATGTGCGCCTTACCCGCGCCTCGGCCATTACCGAGCTGAACCGCGACTACGTTACCGCCGCCCGCGTCTCCGGCGCCGGCCTGGTGCGCCTGATGTTCGTTACCGTGCTGCCCAACTGCATGGCACCGCTGATCGTGCACGCCACCATGAGCTTCTCCTCCGCCATCCTGGAAATCTCCGCTCTGGGCTTCCTGGGCATGGGCGTACAACCGCCGACTCCGGAGTGGGGCACCATGCTGTCCGGCGCGCGCGACTACATGACCAGCGCCTGGTGGGTGGTGATGATGCCGGGCCTGACCATTCTGCTGGCGGTTCTGTCGATCAACCTGATGGGTGATGGCCTGCGTGACGCGCTGGACCCGAAGATGAAGCGCGTGGCGTAA
- a CDS encoding ABC transporter permease subunit, with translation MFSFILRRLGLLMPTFFGITLLSFGLIRMIPGDPVEVMVGERTLDPKLHAEALHRLGLDQPVYAQYLDYVGKLVHGDLGESLVTRAGVWTEFKTLFPATLELALCALVFATVVGLLAGVIAAIKRGSIFDHGVMGISLTGFSMPIFVWGLLAVMFFSVFLGWTPVSGRIDPQFDIQSVTGFMLIDAWRAQAADPSLNAGAFKDAVMHLILPAIVLGTIPMAVIARMTRSSMLEVLREDYVRTARAKGLSPARVIFIHTLRNALIPVLTVIGLQVGTLMGGAVLTETIFSWPGIGKWLIEAIGRRDYPVVQNGILIVATLVIMTNFVVDILYGIANPRIRHAK, from the coding sequence ATGTTTTCATTCATCCTGCGCAGGCTGGGCCTGCTGATGCCCACCTTCTTTGGCATCACGCTGCTGTCTTTCGGCCTGATCCGCATGATTCCAGGCGACCCGGTGGAAGTGATGGTGGGCGAGCGTACGCTCGACCCCAAGCTGCACGCCGAGGCGCTGCACCGCCTGGGCCTGGACCAACCCGTGTATGCCCAGTATCTGGACTATGTGGGTAAGCTGGTGCACGGCGATCTGGGCGAGTCGCTGGTGACCCGCGCCGGCGTCTGGACCGAATTCAAGACCCTGTTCCCGGCCACGCTGGAACTGGCGCTGTGCGCGCTGGTGTTCGCCACCGTGGTGGGCCTCTTGGCCGGCGTCATCGCCGCCATCAAGCGCGGTTCGATCTTCGATCACGGCGTGATGGGGATTTCGCTCACCGGTTTCTCCATGCCCATCTTCGTGTGGGGCCTGCTGGCGGTGATGTTCTTCTCGGTATTCCTGGGCTGGACCCCGGTATCCGGCCGCATCGATCCGCAATTCGACATCCAGTCGGTTACCGGCTTCATGCTGATCGATGCCTGGCGCGCCCAGGCTGCCGACCCCTCGCTGAACGCCGGTGCGTTCAAGGATGCGGTGATGCACCTGATCCTGCCGGCCATCGTGCTGGGCACCATCCCGATGGCGGTGATCGCGCGGATGACCCGCTCCTCGATGCTGGAAGTGCTGCGCGAGGACTACGTGCGCACCGCGCGGGCCAAAGGCCTGTCGCCGGCGCGCGTGATCTTCATCCACACCCTGCGCAACGCGCTGATTCCGGTGCTGACCGTGATCGGCCTGCAGGTGGGCACGCTGATGGGCGGTGCAGTGCTGACCGAAACCATCTTCTCCTGGCCGGGCATTGGCAAGTGGCTGATCGAGGCCATCGGCCGCCGTGACTACCCGGTGGTACAGAACGGCATTCTGATCGTGGCGACGCTGGTGATCATGACCAACTTCGTCGTCGACATCCTGTACGGCATCGCCAACCCGCGCATCCGTCACGCCAAGTAA
- a CDS encoding ABC transporter substrate-binding protein — protein sequence MRVAKHLLIAAGLTVAATAAHAAGTLIYCSEGSPAGFDPGQYTAGTDFDASAETVFNRLAQFQRGGTKVVPGLAEKWDVSADGLSYTFHLRKGVKFHTTEYFTPSRDFNADDVVFTFDRMLNKDNPFRKAYPTEFPYFSDMGMDENIAKVEKLDQNTVKFTLKKIDAAFVQNLAMSFASIQSAEYADKLLKDGKPQMINQQPVGTGPFIFKRYQKDAQIRYAANKQYWDKVDGPKVDNLVFAITTDASVRFQKLKAGECQITTYPRPADIPSMKADPKMNVISQAGFNLGYLAYNVKHKPMDKLEVRQALDMAINKKAILQAVYQGFGMAATNPMPPTQWSYNKNLKDAPYDLAKAKALLAKAGYPNGFELTLWAMPVQRPYNPNAKLMAEMIQSDWAKIGVKAKITTYEWGEYLKRAKAGEHDSMLIGWTGDNGDPDNWLGVLFGCDAINGNNFSKFCYKPFEDLIQKGKSTANVAERTKLYMKAQEVVKQQVPMTTIAHSTVNQPMLKSVQGFKVSPFGLNSFYGVSVK from the coding sequence ATGCGAGTAGCCAAGCATCTGCTGATTGCTGCCGGTCTGACCGTCGCAGCTACCGCCGCCCACGCCGCCGGCACCCTGATTTACTGCTCGGAAGGCAGCCCGGCCGGTTTTGATCCGGGCCAATATACTGCGGGCACCGATTTCGACGCTTCCGCGGAAACCGTGTTCAACCGTCTGGCGCAATTCCAGCGCGGCGGCACCAAGGTTGTTCCCGGCCTGGCCGAAAAGTGGGACGTATCCGCAGATGGCCTGTCCTACACTTTCCATCTGCGCAAGGGCGTGAAATTCCACACGACCGAATACTTCACCCCGAGCCGCGATTTCAACGCGGATGACGTGGTATTCACCTTTGACCGGATGCTCAATAAAGACAATCCGTTCCGCAAGGCTTACCCGACCGAATTCCCGTACTTCTCGGACATGGGTATGGACGAGAACATTGCCAAGGTGGAAAAGCTTGACCAGAACACCGTCAAGTTCACTCTGAAGAAGATTGATGCCGCCTTCGTGCAGAACCTGGCGATGAGCTTTGCCTCGATCCAGTCTGCCGAGTACGCCGACAAGCTGCTGAAGGATGGCAAGCCGCAGATGATCAACCAGCAGCCGGTAGGCACTGGCCCGTTCATCTTCAAGCGCTACCAGAAAGATGCGCAGATCCGTTACGCCGCCAACAAGCAGTACTGGGACAAAGTGGATGGCCCCAAGGTGGATAACCTGGTGTTCGCCATTACCACCGACGCCTCGGTTCGCTTCCAGAAGCTGAAAGCTGGCGAGTGCCAGATCACCACCTACCCGCGTCCTGCCGACATCCCGTCGATGAAGGCTGACCCGAAAATGAACGTGATCTCGCAAGCCGGCTTCAACCTGGGCTACCTCGCCTACAACGTCAAGCACAAGCCGATGGACAAGCTGGAGGTGCGCCAGGCGCTGGATATGGCCATCAACAAGAAGGCCATCCTGCAGGCGGTGTACCAAGGTTTCGGCATGGCCGCGACCAACCCGATGCCGCCGACCCAGTGGTCGTACAACAAGAACCTGAAGGACGCGCCGTACGATCTGGCCAAGGCCAAGGCCCTGCTGGCCAAAGCGGGCTACCCGAACGGCTTCGAGCTGACCCTGTGGGCGATGCCGGTACAGCGTCCGTACAACCCGAACGCCAAGCTGATGGCTGAAATGATCCAGTCCGACTGGGCCAAGATCGGCGTGAAGGCCAAGATCACCACCTACGAGTGGGGTGAGTACCTGAAGCGCGCCAAGGCAGGTGAGCACGACTCCATGCTGATCGGCTGGACTGGCGACAACGGCGATCCGGACAACTGGCTGGGCGTGCTGTTCGGTTGCGATGCCATCAACGGCAACAACTTCTCCAAGTTCTGCTACAAGCCGTTCGAAGATCTGATCCAGAAGGGCAAGAGCACCGCCAATGTGGCTGAACGTACCAAGCTGTACATGAAGGCGCAGGAAGTTGTGAAGCAGCAAGTGCCGATGACCACCATCGCTCACTCCACTGTCAATCAACCGATGCTGAAGTCGGTACAGGGCTTCAAGGTGAGCCCGTTCGGCCTGAACTCCTTCTACGGTGTCAGTGTTAAGTAA
- a CDS encoding LysR substrate-binding domain-containing protein translates to MIRFRQIEAFRCLMSCGTTVAAARRMHITQPAISRLIADLEEDLGFRLFNRTKGRMEPTTAAIRFQRAVEENFLGLERLRQAAETIRTDENEGLAIACMPVLSTSLLPHILKEFFKLRPDVPVKIDTVGNAEVMVKLQDLKVDVAISLTIPAIAGIEVEPLLEAPALCAMRADHPLAAREVITPQDLAEETVIGWMPNYPLSQNQEDKYFGHAGVYPHYTIRTHTSHTRYAMVAHGFGVSIVEPFASELWQYQGVITRPFVTESRHSYVLAYPSSGSRSAILQDFRRATLRVVNDKTLLPWAIPLTQE, encoded by the coding sequence ATGATTCGTTTTCGACAGATCGAAGCATTTCGCTGCCTGATGAGCTGCGGCACCACCGTCGCCGCGGCCCGGCGCATGCACATCACCCAGCCGGCGATCAGCCGCTTGATCGCCGATCTGGAGGAAGACCTGGGCTTCCGGCTGTTCAACCGCACCAAGGGGCGCATGGAGCCGACTACCGCCGCCATCCGTTTCCAGCGCGCGGTGGAGGAGAACTTTCTGGGGTTGGAGCGTCTGCGCCAGGCCGCCGAAACCATCCGTACCGATGAGAACGAAGGGCTGGCCATCGCCTGCATGCCTGTCCTTTCTACCAGCCTGCTGCCGCACATCCTCAAGGAGTTTTTCAAGCTGCGGCCGGATGTGCCGGTGAAAATCGATACCGTCGGCAATGCCGAGGTAATGGTGAAGCTGCAGGACTTGAAGGTGGACGTGGCGATCAGCCTGACCATTCCGGCCATTGCCGGCATCGAGGTGGAACCGCTGCTGGAGGCGCCGGCCCTGTGTGCGATGCGCGCCGACCACCCGTTGGCCGCACGCGAAGTGATCACTCCGCAGGACCTGGCGGAAGAAACCGTCATCGGCTGGATGCCCAACTACCCGCTGAGCCAGAACCAGGAAGACAAGTATTTCGGCCATGCCGGCGTCTACCCGCACTACACCATCCGCACCCACACCTCGCACACGCGCTACGCCATGGTGGCGCACGGCTTCGGCGTCTCCATCGTGGAGCCGTTCGCCTCGGAGCTATGGCAGTACCAGGGGGTGATCACCCGCCCCTTCGTCACCGAGTCGCGCCACAGCTATGTGCTGGCCTACCCGTCCAGCGGCAGCCGCTCCGCCATCCTGCAGGACTTCCGCCGCGCCACGCTGCGGGTGGTGAATGACAAGACCTTGCTGCCGTGGGCGATTCCGTTGACCCAGGAATAA
- a CDS encoding beta-ketoacyl-ACP synthase III, protein MHDVVISGSGLFTPPNAVSNEALVTAFNAYVNDYNQQHASAIASGTVEPLQASSAEFIEKASGIKQRYLMDASGVLDPQRMAPLLPARDNDALSVPAEMALAAARDALAAAGKTAADIDMVIAACSNMPRPYPALSIELQQALGINGFAFDMNVACSSATFGIQTAVNAIASGQARAVLMVNPEICSAHLNFRDRDSHFIFGDACTAVVLERADSAAAANVFEVLGCKLATVFSNNIRNNFGFLNRCDANGSDNSDKLFVQQGRKVFKEVCPMVGEHIVAHLDGHAIAPAGVKRFWLHQANLSMNQLIARRVLGRDADSVEAPVILDRYANTSSAGSVIAFHLHHADMASGDIGVLSSFGAGYSVGSVILRKR, encoded by the coding sequence ATGCATGATGTGGTGATTAGCGGCAGCGGCCTGTTTACCCCGCCCAACGCCGTCAGCAACGAGGCGCTGGTGACGGCGTTCAATGCCTATGTAAATGACTATAACCAGCAGCACGCCAGCGCCATTGCCAGCGGCACTGTCGAGCCGCTGCAGGCATCCAGTGCCGAGTTCATCGAAAAGGCCTCCGGCATCAAGCAGCGCTACCTGATGGATGCCAGCGGCGTGCTGGACCCGCAGCGCATGGCGCCACTGCTGCCGGCGCGCGACAATGACGCACTGTCGGTGCCGGCCGAGATGGCGCTGGCCGCGGCACGAGATGCGCTGGCCGCTGCCGGCAAGACCGCCGCCGACATCGATATGGTGATCGCCGCCTGTTCCAATATGCCGCGCCCGTACCCGGCGCTGTCCATCGAGCTGCAGCAGGCGCTGGGCATCAATGGCTTTGCCTTCGACATGAACGTGGCCTGCTCGTCGGCCACCTTCGGCATCCAGACCGCAGTGAATGCCATTGCCAGCGGCCAGGCGCGCGCGGTGCTGATGGTGAACCCGGAGATCTGCTCGGCGCACCTCAACTTCCGCGACCGCGACAGCCACTTCATCTTTGGTGATGCCTGCACCGCCGTGGTGCTGGAGCGTGCCGACAGCGCTGCTGCGGCCAACGTGTTCGAGGTGCTGGGCTGCAAGCTGGCCACGGTGTTCTCCAACAACATCCGCAACAACTTCGGCTTCCTCAACCGTTGCGACGCCAACGGCAGCGACAACAGCGACAAGCTGTTCGTGCAGCAGGGGCGCAAGGTATTCAAAGAGGTGTGCCCGATGGTGGGCGAGCATATCGTGGCGCACCTGGACGGCCACGCCATTGCACCGGCCGGCGTGAAGCGCTTCTGGCTGCATCAGGCCAACCTGAGCATGAACCAGCTGATTGCGCGCCGCGTGCTGGGCCGCGATGCCGATTCGGTGGAGGCGCCGGTGATTCTGGACCGCTACGCCAATACCAGCTCCGCCGGTTCGGTGATTGCCTTCCACCTGCACCATGCCGACATGGCCAGTGGCGATATCGGCGTGCTGTCGTCGTTCGGCGCCGGCTATTCGGTGGGCAGCGTGATCCTGCGCAAGCGCTGA
- the iscR gene encoding Fe-S cluster assembly transcriptional regulator IscR, whose protein sequence is MRLTTKGRFAVTAMLDLALRESGGPVTLAGISERQGISLSYLEQLFGKLRRAQLVESVRGPGGGYTLARTVADISVADIIVAVDEPVDATQCGGRENCHDNHRCMTHDLWTSLNATIFDYLSKITLASLVDNQKAKDTSVVQDQRTLRRTAACSDAIAGSNAA, encoded by the coding sequence ATGCGCCTCACCACCAAAGGACGTTTTGCCGTCACAGCCATGCTGGATCTCGCACTGCGCGAATCCGGCGGCCCGGTCACGCTGGCCGGCATCAGCGAGCGTCAGGGCATTTCCCTGTCCTACCTGGAGCAGCTGTTCGGCAAACTGCGCCGCGCGCAGCTGGTTGAAAGCGTGCGCGGCCCCGGCGGCGGCTACACCCTGGCGCGCACCGTGGCAGATATCTCCGTGGCAGACATCATTGTCGCCGTGGACGAACCGGTGGACGCCACACAGTGTGGCGGCCGCGAAAACTGCCACGATAATCACCGCTGCATGACCCACGACCTGTGGACCAGCCTTAACGCCACCATCTTCGACTACCTGTCCAAGATCACGCTGGCCAGCCTGGTGGACAACCAGAAGGCGAAAGACACCAGCGTCGTACAAGATCAACGCACCCTGCGCCGCACAGCCGCCTGTAGCGACGCCATCGCCGGCAGCAACGCTGCCTGA
- a CDS encoding IscS subfamily cysteine desulfurase: protein MSELKHPIYLDYSATTPIDPRVAEVMIPYLTEKFGNPASRSHSYGWEAEEAVENARAEVARLVNCDAKEIVWTSGATESNNLALKGAAQFYKSKGKHLITQKTEHKAVLDTMRELERQGFEVTYLDVQENGLVSMADFEAALRPDTILASIMLVNNEIGVIQPVAQLGELCRARGVLFHVDAAQATGKVAIDLEQLKVDLMSFSAHKTYGPKGIGALYIRRKPRVRLEAQMHGGGHERGFRSGTLATHQIVGMGEAFRLAREEMQAENARILALRNRLWAGLQNIEEVYLNGDMDHRVPHNLNVSFNFVEGESLIMAIKDLAVSSGSACTSASLEPSYVLRALGRNDELAHSSIRFSIGRFTTEQDIDYTVKLLQQKIGKLRELSPLWEMFKDGIDLNTIEWAAH from the coding sequence ATGAGCGAGCTTAAGCACCCGATCTACCTTGACTACTCCGCCACCACCCCGATCGACCCGCGCGTGGCCGAGGTGATGATTCCGTACCTGACCGAAAAATTCGGCAACCCGGCATCGCGTAGCCACAGCTACGGCTGGGAGGCGGAAGAGGCAGTGGAAAACGCCCGTGCCGAAGTGGCGCGCCTGGTGAACTGCGACGCGAAGGAAATCGTGTGGACTTCCGGTGCCACCGAATCCAACAACCTGGCACTGAAGGGCGCCGCCCAGTTCTACAAGAGCAAGGGCAAGCACCTGATCACCCAGAAGACCGAACACAAGGCCGTGCTGGACACCATGCGCGAGCTGGAGCGCCAGGGCTTCGAGGTGACTTACCTCGACGTGCAGGAAAACGGCCTGGTGAGCATGGCCGATTTCGAAGCCGCGCTGCGCCCGGACACCATCCTCGCCTCCATCATGCTGGTGAACAACGAGATCGGCGTGATCCAGCCGGTAGCCCAGCTGGGTGAACTCTGCCGTGCCCGCGGTGTGCTGTTCCACGTGGACGCCGCCCAGGCCACCGGCAAGGTAGCCATCGACCTGGAACAGCTCAAGGTTGACCTGATGAGCTTCTCGGCGCACAAGACCTACGGCCCGAAAGGCATCGGCGCGCTGTACATCCGCCGCAAGCCGCGCGTGCGCCTGGAAGCACAGATGCACGGCGGCGGCCACGAGCGTGGTTTCCGCTCCGGCACCCTGGCCACCCACCAGATCGTGGGCATGGGCGAAGCCTTCCGCCTGGCGCGTGAAGAGATGCAGGCCGAAAACGCCCGCATCCTAGCGCTGCGCAACCGCCTGTGGGCCGGCCTGCAGAACATCGAAGAGGTGTACCTGAACGGCGACATGGACCATCGCGTTCCGCACAACCTGAACGTAAGCTTCAACTTCGTCGAGGGCGAAAGCCTGATCATGGCGATCAAGGATCTGGCCGTTTCCTCCGGTTCGGCCTGTACCTCCGCCTCGCTGGAGCCCTCCTACGTACTGCGCGCCCTGGGCCGCAACGACGAACTGGCGCACAGCTCGATCCGCTTCTCCATCGGCCGTTTCACCACCGAGCAGGACATCGACTACACCGTGAAACTGCTGCAGCAGAAGATCGGCAAGCTGCGCGAGCTGTCCCCACTGTGGGAAATGTTCAAGGACGGCATCGACCTCAACACCATCGAGTGGGCCGCCCACTAA
- the iscU gene encoding Fe-S cluster assembly scaffold IscU yields MAYSDKVMDHYENPRNVGAFEKGDESVGTGMVGAPACGDVMKLQIKVSEDGIIEDAKFKTYGCGSAIASSSLVTEWVKGKSLDEAMAIKNTEIAEELALPPVKIHCSILAEDAIKAAVADYKQKHAK; encoded by the coding sequence ATGGCATACAGCGACAAGGTAATGGACCACTACGAAAACCCCCGCAACGTGGGCGCTTTCGAAAAGGGTGACGAATCGGTTGGTACCGGCATGGTGGGTGCACCGGCCTGTGGCGACGTGATGAAACTGCAGATCAAGGTGAGCGAAGACGGCATCATCGAGGACGCCAAGTTCAAGACGTACGGCTGTGGCTCCGCCATCGCCTCCAGCTCGCTGGTAACCGAATGGGTTAAAGGCAAATCGCTGGACGAGGCAATGGCGATCAAGAACACCGAAATCGCCGAAGAACTGGCGCTGCCGCCGGTGAAGATCCACTGCTCGATCCTGGCCGAGGACGCCATCAAGGCGGCCGTAGCCGACTACAAGCAGAAGCACGCGAAATGA